The stretch of DNA CTGGTTATCAGCCCGGTCGTGCCCGACGTGACCGACGGCTTCGGCGTCTCCACCGGCGCCGTCGGCCTCGCGCTCTCGGGGATGTGGGCCGCCTACGCGCTGACGCAGTTCCCCTCCGGCATCCTCGGCGACCGCTTCGGCGAGCGGCGGGTGATCCTCGCGGCGGTGGGGATCACCGCCGTCGCCAGCCTCCTGCTCGCTCTCTCGCCGACTTTCGCCGTCTTCGCCGTGCTGACCGTCGCGCTCGGCGCCGGCGCGGGCCTCCACTACAGCGTCGCCACGACCCTCCTCACCAAGGAGTTCGACGACATCGGCCGTGCCATCGGCGTCCACGTCGCCGGCGGGCCGCTGGCGGGGCTGATCGCCCCCGTCGTCGCCACCGCAGTCGCGACGCGGTACGACTGGCGGGCGGGCATCGCCGTCGGCGCCGCCGTCGCCGTCCCCGTCTTCGTCACCTTCGCGTGGCGGATCGACCCGACGCCACCCGAGCGCCCGGAGGAGTCGATGCGGGACCGGATGGCGGTCAAGCCACTGCTCGCACTGCTCTCGCGCCCGCCCATCGCCTTCACGACGCTCGTGGCTTTCCTCGGCGCGTTCTGCTGGCAGGCGACCGCCTCCTTTCTCCCCACCTTCCTCGTCGCCTTCCGTGGCCTGCCGGAGACGAGTGCCGGTCTCCTCTTTTCGGCATACTTCGTCGTCAACGGCCTCTCACAGCCGACGATCGGGTGGGTGTCGGACCGGATCGGCCGCGACGGCGCCGCCGCCGCGACGATGGGGCTGGGCGTCGTCGGCTACGCCATTCTCGTCGCCGGGCCGCGGATCGCGCTCCTGCCCGCCGTCGTCTGCGTCGGCGCCGCGATGACGTGGGGGGCGCCGCTCCAGTCGCGCTACTTCGACACGTTCGAGGCCGACGAGCGCGGCGCCGCGTTCGGCCTCGTCCGCACCGCGTACATGATCCTCGGCGCCTCCGGGAGCGTCGTGGTCGGCGTCCTCTCCGACCTGGCGGGGTGGGCGGCCGCGTACGGGTTGCTCGTTGGCGTGACGGGGGTGGGGCTGGCGCTCTTGCTCGGGAATCGCGCGCTTCGGCTGGGGCTGTAGTCGACCGGGTGACGCGACGCCACGCGAGGCGGCGCGCTACAGTACTCCGCACGAAGCGCACCGAACCCCTTTTGCACGGAGAGGGGAAAGCCACGCGCATGGATATGCTGGTGGTCGGCGCGGGCGAGATGGGGCGGTGGATCGCCCGCACTGTCGACCGGCCGGTCGCGGTCACGGACGTCGACCCCGCGGTCGCGGAGCGGGCCGCCGGGACCATCGATGGCGTTCGGGCAGTGCCCGCGGACACGGACGAGACGTTCGCCGTCGTCTGTCTCGCCGTGCCGATTTCGGTCGTCGACGAGGCGGTCGACCGCTACGCCGAGAACGCCGGCCGCGCGATGTGTGACGTCTCGGGCGTGATGACGGGACCGGTGGAGGCGATGCGGGCGACCCTTCCCGACCGGGAGCGGGTGTCCCTCCACCCGCTGTTCGCCGCGACGAACGCCCCCGGCAACGTCGCCGTCGTCGCCGACGCGCCCGGGCCGGCGACGGACGCGCTCCGTGCGGACCTGACCGTCGCGGGCAACCACCTCTTCGAGACGACCGCCGCCGAACACGACACGGCGATGGAGACGGTGCAGGCCGCCGCCCACACCGCCATCCTCGCGTACGCGCTCGCCGCTGCCGACGTCCGCGAGGAGTTCGCCACGCCCGTCTCGGCGACGCTCGACGACCTCGTGGCGGCGGTGACGGGCGGGACGCCGCGGGTGTACCGCGAGATTCAGGAGACGTTCGCGGGCGCGGAGCGGATCGCCGAGGCCGCCCGACGGATCGCCGACGCCGAGGGCGAGGCGTTCGACGACTGTTACCGCGAGGCGAGGCCCGACCGATGATCGACCGCGAAGCCGTCCGCTCGAACGCCAAGTACCTGCGACGGGTCCGCCCCATCGACCCCGACGAGATTTCCGAGTACGTCGAAGGGGAACCGCATCCGGCGGTCGTGCGTCGCGTCCTTCGGGAGGCGGCGTACGATCTCGGTCTGTTCGAGCGCGCGGACGGCACCTTCGTCCCGGTCGGGACGACGCCCGTCTCGGCGCCGGGCTGGGCACCCGAGGCGTTCCCCGGCCGATACGCACACGCGCTTGAGGATCTACTGGCCGAGCGCGACGGCGCGAACTGGCACCGCGGCGACTCCGGTGACCGACTGCGCGAGGTGATCCGCCGGTTGAAGGCCGACTACTACGCGCAAGCCCCCGTCGAGTACGACGAAGAGGTGGCGCTCGGGTACGC from Haloplanus salinus encodes:
- a CDS encoding MFS transporter — encoded protein: MNWRYRHTVLGLCTFAFASTMLARLVISPVVPDVTDGFGVSTGAVGLALSGMWAAYALTQFPSGILGDRFGERRVILAAVGITAVASLLLALSPTFAVFAVLTVALGAGAGLHYSVATTLLTKEFDDIGRAIGVHVAGGPLAGLIAPVVATAVATRYDWRAGIAVGAAVAVPVFVTFAWRIDPTPPERPEESMRDRMAVKPLLALLSRPPIAFTTLVAFLGAFCWQATASFLPTFLVAFRGLPETSAGLLFSAYFVVNGLSQPTIGWVSDRIGRDGAAAATMGLGVVGYAILVAGPRIALLPAVVCVGAAMTWGAPLQSRYFDTFEADERGAAFGLVRTAYMILGASGSVVVGVLSDLAGWAAAYGLLVGVTGVGLALLLGNRALRLGL
- a CDS encoding prephenate dehydrogenase/arogenate dehydrogenase family protein, encoding MDMLVVGAGEMGRWIARTVDRPVAVTDVDPAVAERAAGTIDGVRAVPADTDETFAVVCLAVPISVVDEAVDRYAENAGRAMCDVSGVMTGPVEAMRATLPDRERVSLHPLFAATNAPGNVAVVADAPGPATDALRADLTVAGNHLFETTAAEHDTAMETVQAAAHTAILAYALAAADVREEFATPVSATLDDLVAAVTGGTPRVYREIQETFAGAERIAEAARRIADAEGEAFDDCYREARPDR